In one window of Myxosarcina sp. GI1 DNA:
- a CDS encoding transposase, with protein sequence MNNSTTPTVIVGGGFVGLFTALYLSHHNTVRGERLYDSCPRNRGSNISLIGALSVDGLIATMCLPGSVNTEVFFTYVREVLLPQLWRGALQSLSAQNAPSVACSVSCCIMDNLPVHKASKIREIIQTVGSEVVFLPPYSPDLSPIELCWSKLKQCLRSAKARTTKTINQALSEIINHHISNDDAVGWFEHCGLFI encoded by the coding sequence ATGAATAATTCAACTACTCCTACTGTCATCGTTGGCGGAGGCTTCGTCGGACTTTTTACGGCTTTATATCTCAGCCATCACAATACAGTTCGGGGGGAGAGGTTATATGATAGTTGCCCTCGTAATCGAGGCTCAAATATATCTTTAATTGGAGCATTAAGCGTGGATGGTTTAATTGCCACGATGTGTTTACCTGGAAGTGTTAATACCGAAGTTTTCTTCACCTATGTTCGAGAAGTTTTGTTACCTCAACTGTGGAGAGGGGCTTTGCAGAGCCTATCGGCTCAAAACGCGCCTAGCGTCGCTTGCAGCGTTAGCTGCTGCATTATGGATAATCTTCCTGTTCATAAAGCCAGTAAAATCAGGGAAATAATCCAAACAGTCGGTTCAGAAGTTGTTTTTCTACCTCCTTATTCTCCCGATCTCTCCCCCATTGAATTATGCTGGTCTAAATTAAAACAGTGTCTGCGTTCTGCTAAAGCGAGAACTACTAAAACTATCAATCAAGCACTGAGTGAAATTATTAATCATCATATTTCTAATGATGATGCTGTTGGATGGTTTGAACATTGTGGTCTATTCATTTGA
- a CDS encoding globin domain-containing protein — translation MTTTTANSSFNATLQDLIKYPANGINSKVLLKDNNSQYSLFCLAAGTNIDEHTSTRNAVITVIEGSGNLNLEGKDIALTPGVFIFMPANAPHVVQAKENLAFTLALSEHLPAKKGVSQKTIDIVKSTAPVIKQHGKKITTRMYEIMFDTHPEVKSQFDMAAQTNGTQHAKLATAVYSYATHIDDLESLKAMVDKIAHRHVATHVLPEQYPIVGECLLEAIKHVLGDAATEDVMTAWAEAYQALAGVFINREQQMYQNAS, via the coding sequence ATGACAACCACAACAGCTAACAGTTCTTTTAACGCTACATTACAGGATTTAATTAAATATCCCGCCAATGGTATTAATAGTAAAGTTCTACTCAAAGATAACAATAGCCAATACAGCTTATTCTGTTTGGCAGCAGGTACGAACATCGACGAACATACTTCTACTCGTAATGCGGTCATAACTGTAATTGAAGGTTCGGGAAATCTCAATTTAGAAGGAAAAGATATTGCTTTAACTCCAGGAGTATTTATTTTTATGCCAGCGAATGCGCCTCATGTAGTACAAGCAAAAGAAAACTTGGCATTTACCCTAGCTTTATCCGAACATTTACCAGCTAAAAAGGGAGTTAGCCAAAAAACCATCGATATTGTTAAATCTACTGCCCCTGTAATTAAACAACATGGTAAAAAAATTACTACTCGGATGTATGAAATTATGTTTGACACCCATCCAGAGGTAAAATCACAGTTTGATATGGCTGCACAGACTAACGGTACTCAACATGCTAAACTTGCTACTGCTGTTTATAGTTACGCTACCCATATCGACGATCTAGAATCTCTGAAAGCAATGGTAGATAAGATCGCCCATCGTCACGTAGCAACCCATGTTTTACCAGAACAATATCCGATAGTGGGAGAATGTTTATTAGAAGCAATTAAACATGTGTTAGGAGATGCAGCAACCGAAGATGTGATGACAGCTTGGGCTGAAGCCTATCAAGCTTTAGCTGGAGTGTTTATTAATCGAGAACAACAAATGTATCAAAATGCTTCCTAA
- a CDS encoding serine hydrolase yields MSSPAQDSQDKQYLSASESNPIKISWMQGFPPPEDKRLSAADGSFFEFPALRYSVVHMRQFMPTVNVSRGIKNPAVLFEYDLDENIESLTFVPWDSDEEMTFEASLRTNYTDGILILHQGKIVFEEYFAALTEVGQHAAMSVTKSFTGTLAEMLVAEGTLDDSKTVVEYVPELENSAFADATVREVMDMTTALKFSEDYSDPNAEIWQYATAGSPLPKPKDYDRPIGYYEYLQTVQKDGEHGEAFAYKSVNADALGWIISKATGKPVNQLLSEKIWQNLGMEQDGYYNVDELATPSAAGGLSAGLRDLGRFGEMMRRGGSWQGEQAIPQSVVEDIQQGGSQEKFAKSDYDKLKGWSYRNQWWITNNEDGAFAARGVHGQTIYIDPTAEMVIVRFASHPVAANSANDPYSLPAYQAVADYLIEQN; encoded by the coding sequence ATGAGTTCCCCCGCACAAGATAGTCAAGACAAACAATATCTTTCTGCTAGTGAAAGCAACCCGATAAAAATAAGTTGGATGCAAGGGTTTCCACCGCCAGAGGACAAACGCTTAAGTGCTGCCGACGGCTCTTTCTTTGAATTTCCCGCTTTGCGCTATAGTGTGGTGCACATGAGGCAGTTTATGCCTACAGTTAATGTTTCTCGTGGCATAAAAAATCCAGCAGTTCTCTTTGAATACGATCTAGATGAGAATATTGAATCGCTAACTTTTGTTCCCTGGGATTCGGATGAAGAGATGACTTTTGAAGCTTCTTTAAGAACAAATTATACCGATGGCATACTTATCCTACACCAAGGAAAAATCGTCTTTGAAGAGTATTTTGCTGCTCTAACCGAAGTTGGTCAACACGCAGCTATGTCAGTTACTAAATCTTTCACTGGAACGCTGGCTGAAATGTTAGTTGCTGAAGGAACTTTAGATGACAGTAAGACCGTAGTGGAATACGTACCCGAACTAGAAAATTCTGCTTTTGCCGATGCCACTGTCAGGGAGGTAATGGATATGACCACTGCCCTCAAGTTTAGCGAAGACTATTCCGACCCCAATGCCGAAATCTGGCAATATGCCACTGCGGGAAGTCCATTACCCAAGCCCAAAGACTATGACAGACCAATCGGCTATTACGAATACCTACAAACGGTACAAAAAGATGGCGAACATGGCGAGGCATTTGCTTATAAGAGTGTCAATGCAGATGCTTTGGGCTGGATAATTTCTAAAGCGACGGGAAAACCAGTAAATCAATTACTGTCAGAAAAAATCTGGCAAAATCTCGGCATGGAACAAGATGGTTACTACAACGTAGATGAATTAGCAACTCCTTCTGCTGCGGGCGGATTGAGTGCAGGTTTACGAGACTTGGGGCGTTTTGGAGAAATGATGCGTAGGGGTGGAAGTTGGCAGGGCGAACAGGCCATACCTCAAAGTGTCGTCGAAGATATTCAACAAGGCGGAAGTCAAGAGAAATTTGCTAAGTCTGATTATGACAAGTTGAAGGGCTGGTCTTATCGAAATCAGTGGTGGATTACCAACAATGAAGACGGTGCATTTGCTGCCAGGGGCGTACACGGACAAACCATTTACATCGATCCTACTGCGGAGATGGTCATCGTGCGTTTTGCTTCCCATCCCGTTGCAGCTAATTCTGCCAATGACCCCTATTCTTTACCAGCCTATCAAGCTGTAGCCGATTATTTGATCGAACAAAATTAA
- a CDS encoding cyclopropane-fatty-acyl-phospholipid synthase family protein, protein MITTLNFATAPGHQVLAAAGKKILRPGGKAATEQLFTWANFQSGETVLELAASFGESAIEIAKRFNVRVVGIEKNPDSVAKAKENIKAAGLSDRVTIIEEDIFQLHKITDKFDYVLAEAILTMQSDAGKAKILSGIRNCLKPGGKFLFHEMFVCDNAEQVRKSLSESIRVNANPLTVSEWSIACKVAGLTLQQQQTGKMGLLDLDRMIRDEGLLGTVKIISNILTKPNLRHRVKKMRRSFQQQRNDIGYIVFTSSVT, encoded by the coding sequence ATGATAACTACTCTTAATTTTGCCACCGCACCTGGTCATCAAGTATTAGCAGCAGCAGGAAAAAAAATTCTGCGTCCTGGAGGAAAAGCAGCCACAGAACAACTATTTACTTGGGCTAATTTCCAATCGGGAGAAACGGTATTAGAATTAGCAGCAAGCTTTGGCGAAAGTGCTATTGAAATAGCTAAAAGATTTAATGTTCGCGTTGTCGGAATTGAGAAAAACCCCGATAGCGTGGCTAAAGCGAAGGAAAATATTAAAGCTGCGGGACTATCAGACCGAGTAACTATTATAGAAGAAGATATCTTTCAATTACATAAGATTACGGACAAGTTCGATTATGTCTTGGCTGAAGCAATCCTTACCATGCAGTCGGATGCAGGAAAAGCCAAAATTTTATCAGGAATTAGAAACTGTCTTAAACCAGGGGGGAAGTTTCTTTTCCATGAGATGTTTGTCTGCGATAACGCCGAACAAGTGCGTAAAAGCTTATCTGAATCTATTCGAGTCAATGCTAATCCTTTAACTGTCTCGGAATGGTCAATAGCTTGTAAAGTTGCAGGTTTAACCTTACAGCAACAGCAAACAGGAAAAATGGGATTACTCGATCTCGATCGCATGATAAGGGATGAAGGTTTATTAGGAACAGTAAAAATTATCTCTAATATTTTAACTAAACCTAATCTGCGTCACAGAGTCAAAAAGATGCGCCGTAGCTTTCAACAGCAGCGTAATGATATCGGTTATATCGTTTTTACGTCATCAGTCACGTAG